One window from the genome of Gimesia aquarii encodes:
- a CDS encoding sialidase family protein, protein MRKWFSFFVVLSLLFLSAQRSHVNAQETKSPALKTITKNVVFQRGDSGYHSFRIPALIVSTKGTLLAFAEGRKNNLSDSGNIDLVLKRSTDHGKTWSDLSVLWNDGENTCGNPCPVVDQSTGRIWLPLTWNHGKDHEKQIKNKTSRDTRRVYMSYSDDDGLTWKAPFEITKSTKNPKWTWYATGPGNGIQLTRGAHKGRLVIPCDHNVTLDGKVVRRSHAIYSDDHGKSWELSQPIGEKTNECAVVELDDGRLLMNMRSYHGKNRRAIATSEDGGTTWSKESLDSALIEPVCQASLIRVRFPEPGKRGQILFSNPASKKREKMTIRLSEDEGKSWSSSRLVTSGSAAYSCLAVLADGSIGLLYERDGYQKIEFVDFDLDQFQTAD, encoded by the coding sequence ATGCGAAAATGGTTTTCCTTCTTTGTTGTACTTAGTCTCCTGTTTCTGAGCGCTCAGCGCTCTCATGTCAATGCGCAGGAAACAAAGTCCCCTGCTCTGAAAACGATCACCAAAAACGTTGTCTTTCAGCGAGGTGATAGTGGTTATCACTCGTTCCGCATTCCGGCTTTGATCGTGTCGACCAAAGGAACCTTGCTGGCATTTGCGGAAGGACGGAAAAACAACTTAAGTGACAGTGGAAATATTGATTTGGTTCTCAAACGAAGTACAGATCATGGTAAAACATGGTCAGATTTGTCTGTTCTCTGGAACGATGGCGAGAATACTTGTGGGAACCCCTGCCCGGTCGTTGATCAATCAACGGGGCGTATCTGGCTGCCTTTGACTTGGAATCATGGTAAGGATCACGAAAAACAAATCAAAAACAAAACCTCGCGGGATACGCGACGTGTTTATATGAGTTATTCAGACGATGATGGGTTGACCTGGAAGGCACCTTTTGAAATCACCAAGTCTACGAAAAATCCGAAATGGACCTGGTATGCCACTGGACCCGGTAATGGAATTCAACTAACGCGTGGAGCACACAAAGGTCGACTCGTGATTCCCTGCGATCATAATGTGACGTTGGATGGCAAAGTCGTGCGCCGGTCGCATGCGATTTATTCAGATGATCATGGCAAGTCATGGGAGCTTAGCCAACCAATTGGTGAAAAAACAAATGAATGTGCTGTTGTTGAATTAGACGATGGTCGTCTGCTGATGAATATGCGAAGTTATCATGGTAAGAATCGGCGTGCAATTGCGACTTCAGAAGATGGTGGTACTACATGGTCCAAAGAATCACTCGACTCTGCATTAATTGAACCGGTATGTCAGGCCAGTCTGATACGGGTGCGTTTTCCTGAGCCGGGAAAGCGAGGGCAAATCCTGTTTAGTAATCCTGCCAGTAAAAAACGCGAGAAAATGACGATTCGTTTAAGTGAAGATGAAGGAAAATCCTGGTCTTCCTCGCGACTGGTAACGTCTGGTTCAGCCGCCTATTCCTGTCTGGCGGTATTAGCTGACGGGAGTATTGGGCTGCTTTACGAACGCGACGGATATCAGAAAATTGAATTTGTTGACTTTGACTTGGATCAATTCCAGACCGCAGATTAA